One Ezakiella massiliensis genomic window, AATTAAAAGAGCCCTAGTATATATGTTATAGTATATACTAGGGCTCTTTATTATATATTAATTATTATCTTTTCCCACAAAAAAACTTAGCATTTATCTTAATGCTAAGTTTAATCTGTTTTTTTATTTTACTTCCTCTGCTAATCTTTCAATCAACCTAAAGAAGGCCATGTTTCTTGAATTATCAGGACTATATTTAAATATTCCGAAGTCACTATAAAAGTCTTCTATCAATCCATCATCTAGATTTTCATAAAACCATATATCGTTTTTGTTTTCATCAAAGCGTCCCTGGAGGACATAAACCATCTGATCTCGCTTGCCATCAGTTTTTCTGATTTGATTGTAGTATTTTGAGATCACTTGGTCCATGTGCCCACGCAGGATTGTATTTCTGGATTGGTATTTGGCGTCAAGTATTAAATACTTGGTGGTTTTGCCTTGGAATTTTAAAATAAAATCTGGCGAATAATAATTCCCTGTTTTGTTAAAGTTGGTAAAATTATCATCGCCGCCACTGGTCCTCAAGAGTCCAATTTCATTTAAACTTTGATTTCTATATATCAATGGTTGGAAATACAAAGAGAGTTTAACTCCCTCCCTTTCCCTGTAAAAGGTATTAAATAATATATTTTCATTTTGAAAGACATTGTTGATTGTTGGATAATAGAACTGCTTATCCTTGGTCTCGACTTTTACGTAGCCCATATCTTTTAGACAATTTAATAATCTTGCCAGGCAATAATATTCATAGAGTTTATCAAGGGAATCGATATTGAAATAAAATTCGTGGTATCTGAGATTTACCTTGCGTGCATGGACCCACCTGTTCATGTAAGCCCAGAAAACTGGGTTTATATAGTCGCTCATATTGGAAGTGAGTTTAAATTTGCCCTTTGACTTAAAGCGATTCCTAAGCAAGATGTTTTGCATAATCTCAATATTTTTAACTAGCCTTCTAAGCTCCATATAAACTCGGTCTATCCTTAGCTTATAAGTGATAACTATGGGCGCACTGTAGCCCTCTGGCAGTGATTTCTTGATAGAAGTGTATTTTTTCTCCATATCTTTTGTAATGGTCAGAATTTTCTTGTAGAGTTTTTTGCTGGCGACCGTAAGTTCATTTAAAAACTCCATTATTTCCAAGCGTTCTTTTTCAACTTTTGGACCGCGAGTTAAATTTGATCCCAAAAAGTCGCTGGTTAAAATCCTCCGCCTGGCCGATATTATTTGCTCATTTGCAGAAAAATCCCTTTCATACATGGCCTTGTGCTTATTATAGGTTTTTATAATATTTGAAACGAGGTTGTTGTAAAGACCAAGTGTTATTGTGTCCTCCTCGTAACTCGTATCAATCTGCCGGCTGAGGCCGTGTTCACCGGAAATGTAATAGATCATATCGTCTACATTTTTCTGGTCGTCATTGGTCTTAGTGGTTACCAGGACCTTGTCACTTGAATAAAAATCATCAGTGTCATCATCATAGATCAAACGGACTCTAAGCCTAACGCTATCAATCATCATCAAAAATGGATATGACCTGTCTTTTTCATTTGATCCCTTGTAGACGACCTTGAAATCGTATCTGTCATTGGATTTTTCTATTAATTCTAGGCTGCCAATTTCCTCTTCGTCAATATAAAATTCGCCCGATACAATTTCTTTTGCCGAATAAATTACAAAGTTGATTGAATAGTAGCCGTTTTCAAAGACTACACCATTGGTGTATCTATCCCTGCCAAAGCCGTTATTTAAATTGATGGAGTTTTCAGTGTTTGTGTTATAGCATTTAAGCTGCAAATAACTGTTGATACTACCACCCCCTAGAAGCTTACAGATATATCTTCAATAAAGTTATCATACATATCCTTGTAGGCTACAAGGCATTCTTCTAGTCTTGGCATTTCTTTTACCTCTTGCAAGAGTCCATCAATAAGTCTCTTATTGATGCTGGTAGAAATTCTGGATGGGAGCATAAATTGTAATACTGCCATTTCAAGTGCCAGGTATTTGAATTCATTTATATTTGTTTTGAGTAGGGGTGTGATTGAAGAAATAAACTGCCTAGTCCTCATTATAGTTCTGGGGCTAAGGGGTGAGCCATATCTCCTCAATACATTAGAAATATTAGCTAGCTTGTTTTCAACATCTGGACTAATGTTATCATGCTTGGCTTGTAAGCCTAGTATATCTGAAAGTTTAACAACACCCCTTGGACTCATATCATCCATGTCTTTTTGATAGAAGTTTTTGCTCTCATACTTTGCTTCGACTGTTGCCGTCTTGTCATAAAAACGAGAAGTTAGTTCCAAGCTGGTGTGGTCTTTTTGCAAGGTTGTAAAAAACCGCATATTATCTTTTAATTGAATTTCCTTGCCACCACCAAGATTTAAATAATCTTTAGATCCTATCTCGTGCTCTAAAAAGCTGGCCATATAGTGTTCTGGCATTGATAAGTTTGCGTTATCAAAGAGCACAATATGTGGCAGGTTTCCATCGCAAGTCTTGTCCATCATATCTAATAATCTCTTGTTGTTAGCGGTGAGCTCTCCAGAAACAGGATTGTAAAAACCAATTAGGTCTCTGGAGCTCCTGATATCTGGATCAATATTTACTTTTATAAATAAACCGTTTTCTTCGCTTAAACCCAAAGCTCTGGCAAAGGTGCTAACCATTGAGGTCTTGCCTGATCCAGTCTTGCCATTGATATTGGTTATATAGGACATGCCAAAGAGGACCAAGAGGTTGGCGACCATATTTCTCGAAATATTATAGTTATATTCAAAATTCATCATGTAGTAAACATAATTTACCAGGTCTTCTTTTGAATTAAAGCTGGCCAATTCAAATTCTTTCTTCTCAGTGGAATCAAAGTTTTTGAGGCCTTTTAAAGTGGACATAAAATCATCCATGCCATCTTTTCTCAAATCCTTAGCAATTACTCGACCAATATTTTTGTACTCGTCTACAGAATCTTTTAGCTCCGTCAAAACTTCGCCTTGAATGGTCTTTAGCTTTTCAAGCTCTGCCTTGTTTTCTTGAATTGTTTCTTCCAAGCTTATTTTTTCAGAGGCGAGGTCATTTACATAACCCATGAGCCTGAGTTCTTCGTGCCTTTCTTCCAATTCTCTTTCTTTAGCTGCAATTTGTTCATTAAGTTCTTTGGCCAATTCTTCGTTCTCTTTGATCAAAAATTCTCTGGAATCTTTAGCATCTATACTTAGCTTATTTACCTCATCTTGTAAGGCGTCTTTTTCTCTTTCTAGCTCAGAGATTTTTTCTCTAACTTCAATAAAAATAGTTAATCTGTCTTCAATTTCTTCAAAATTATTGTCCAAAATTAGCCTGATTACATAGTCCTTTAGCTTGTCATCCTTGAGCAAGAAGGTGGCTATTTTAAACAAGAAATCAGTCCCCATTTCAGATTGCTTAATAATATTGCGGAAACGCTCAACCCTGTCCTGGCTAGCATTTGGATAAGTAACATTGTTTATAGATGTTAATAGGGCTTTCTTAAGTGCATTTACATCAGCGCTGTTGATATTTTCTTCGCGTTCAAAAATACTTAAGACAGTTTCTATTAGCATCTCATCTGAGATAAAATCTTGGACTTTGAGTTTGTCCTTATTTTCATCCAAAAAGTTTTTACAAGTTAAAAATACGCCGTTTTCAGCCCTGTCTCCAACCTTGAAAACAAACTTGTTTAAAATAAATTCCTCATCTATAAATAAATTGTAATCGTATTCACCAACAGCAGCCAGTTCAACCGTATTATCATTTACAAAATAAGTAAAAGGACCACAAATTCCGTCCCTAGCCTTTATAAAAATTTGATCTGTATAAATTTTTTCTAAAACATAATCAAGTTTTCTATTTTCTATAATTGTTTCTAAAGAATCTTCGCTATTAATAACCTGTATAAAATTATCGTTTTTAAATCTTTCTAGCCAAACTTCACTTGAATCATCCCCATAAGATGGATTAAATTTCATCCTATAAAAATTGTTTTGTTGATTGGTGTCAACTTCTGGTTCAAAATTAATCCTAATTGAAACCAAATGTGTTAGTTTGTCAACAATTTCTTCGGCTGAAAATCCTCCTTGTATGCGGACTTCAAAACTTCCAAGTTGGGGAAAATCCTCTGGATTAACTGGTAAGACTTCCCCATCACTTAAAATAAAACGCGGATAAACATAGCAAACCCTATTAATGCTATTTGAATATTCTCCGTGGGAATAATTTTCGTTGTAATAAATCCAACCTAAAAGTTCCTTTCCAACATAATCACAAATGCTCATAAAAATCACCTATCCTAAAATTTTGTTTCTTAAAATAAATATAATAATTGTAAAAATTGGCAAAAATAAAAGCCAATAGCTGTTCGTTCTCTTTCTGTCAAAGTCTTCGTCATAAAAATATACAAATAAATTTGCAAGAACCGAAGATCCCTGAGGGAACATGCTAATGGCACCAAAAATAGCCTGACTTGACCTTACTGGATCAAAATAGGCTAGAGAAATAATATAAATAGAAAGTGAAATTGCATAATTCACTCCTAAAAATATTGAAATAAAGAGAAGGCTAAATGTTATTAGCAGCCTATAGGCCCAAGCCTTACCATTCCTTTTTACCATCGTCCAAGCGTAAAAAAACGGAATCGATAAGAGGACCATAAATACTTCAGAAAATTCTCCCAAGTAAAATTGCTTAAAATTAAAATAAAAATAAAAACCTTCAGCAAAAAGAATAACAAAAATAACTGGCCACAGATTAAGCTTGCCATTGTAGATGCATAAAAATATGCAAAATATTGCCATAGGTATGCAAATTCTGCCAATAAATTCACATATTAGTGAAAATTTTTGACTACCTATAAACTTGATGAAACCCGAGTAAGTAAAACCAGGTTCAGCTAACATTCTCTCTTCTGCAAGGCTCCTGTAAATTGTGGCATCATGTACAAAATATCTAGAAAAAATATAGATAATACTCAGGGCAAAAAATGTCCAAAAAATATTTTGGTAAGTGAAAAATTTCTTAGGAGCTTCCTTAGGCTTATAAATATTATAATTCATACTACTCATCCTTACTGTGATCTTTGATAATACCCCTTAGAACTTTATGTCTGTTATAAAGTTCAGAATTTACAACATCTTTTTTGTGGTTTTTAATCATCTCATTGTCTATTGATTTCTCAAGGTATTTGGCCCCGCCAATAAAGGCTAACATTAATAAATGAGTGTATGAAGTTTTAATAGAAGGTTCAGATAAGGCTCCGGTAAGCTCAACAAAAAAGTTTACATTTAAAATATTATTATAACCGATAACCATTACAGCTATTGATCCTACATATAAAGCGGATGCGAGTATAATCTTGAATATATTTCCCCCAACTCGAGGGCTAACTAATAATTTAAATACACTAACAAAGGCATAGGCGCCTAAAAAAAATAAATAAACAATCAAAAAGTTAAATAAACGTCCATACATTTTAATCCTACGAACCGCTTCTGCATTAAGTTCATTAGAAGATAATTGTCTAACATTATCTACTCTAACGACCTCCATATAAATAGCAACTATACAAAAAATAATAAATAATGCAATCCATAGGACTTTAAAAAATTTCTTAAATTTCATAATATCTCCAATATAACAAGTTAAGCTTGTATTTTTTAAAAATTAAGGGGAGAGGCTAAGCCCACTCCCCTTTTTTATATAAATTTTATTTTAAATTCTTTCTCATTTCAGCAATTTCAGCTTCATTTGCTAGAACAAAGTGTCCTGGCTTAATTTCAGTCCATGATGGCTTATCAACTTCATAGTTGTGCATTGATGGATCATAAACTAAGTGGTGTCTGCCCTTTTCAATTCTAGGATCTGGAATTGGGATAGCTGATAGTAGAGCTTGTGTATATGGGTGAAGTGGGTTTCTATAAAGTTCTTCACTTTCTGCAAGTTCAACTAACTTACCATAGTACATAACACCAATTCTGTCTGAGAAGTACTTAACAACTGACAAGTCGTGGGCAATAAATAGGATTGTAAGTCCTAGTTTACGCTTAATTGAGTTCAATAGGTTAAGAACTTGAGCTTGAATTGAAACGTCAAGTGCAGAAACTGGTTCGTCAGCAATAACGAAGTCAGGATTTGTAATCAGAGCTCTTGCAACACCAATTCTTTGTCTTTGTCCACCTGAGAATTCGTGTGGATATCTGTTGGCGTGTTCTGATGTCAAGCCAACAGTTTCAAGCATTTGATATACAAGTTCGTTCATTTCGTGTTCTGAAGAAGTTAAGTTGTTAATTCTTAAACCTTCACCAATAATTTCCTTAACAGTCATTCTTGGGTTGATAGAAGCAATTGGGTCTTGGAAGATCATTGACATTGATTGGTTAACTTCACGTTTTTCTTTTTTGTTTAGTTTACCAGATATATCCTTGCCCTTATAGATAATTTCCCCTTCAGTTGGTTCATAAAGTCTGATAATAGTTCTACCTGTTGTAGTCTTACCACAGCCAGATTCACCAACTAGACCAAAGCTTTCGCCTTTATATATATCAAAGCTAACATCATCTATAGCCTTAACAATCATCTTGTTCTTACCACGACCTGATTTGAAGTATTGTTTCAAGTTTCTAACACTTAAAATAGGTTCTTCTTCTGAAGTTGCAACGTGTTTACTTACGCTTTCATAAGCATCACTTCTAACCTTGTTTCTAAATGTTTCAAAGTCAATTTGTGGAGCTTCAGGGTGTAGTAACCATGTTGATGCCCAGTGATCATCATTAACAGTAAACATTGGTGGTTGTTGTTCAAGGTCAATCTTCATAGCGAATTGGTTTCTAGGTGCAAAAGCATCTCCTACTGGAGGATAAAGCATATTTGGTGGTGCACCTGGAATTGTATAAAGTTCATGATTTGAGTCTGTTTCTAGGTCAGGCATAGCTGATAATAGAGCCATTGTATATGGATGTCTTGGTTTTTCAAAGATATCATATACAGTACCGTATTCTACAACCTTACCTGCATACATAACAGCAACTTTGTCTGCTAGGTTAGCAACAACACCAAGGTCGTGAGTAATAAAGATTACACCGATATTTCTTTCTTTTTGTATATCTTGAATTAATTCAAGAATCTTAGCTTGAACTGTAACGTCCAGAGCTGTTGTAGGTTCGTCACAAATTAGAAGTTCAGGGTCACAAGCAAGAGCTGTTGCGATAACAATTCTTTGTCTCATACCACCTGAGAATTGGAATGGGAATTGTGTATATCTAACTTCTGGGTTTGAAATACCAACTGCATCCAATAATTTAACAGCTTTTTGTTTTGCTTCTTCTTTAGATGTGCCGTGTTTAATTCTAGCTGCTTCGGTAATTTGTTTACCTATTCTCATAACAGGGTCAAGAGATGAGAGTGGGTCTTGGAAGATCATAGCGATTTCGTCACCACGGATTTCACTCATTTCTTTTTCTGTGATCTTTAGTAGGTCTTTACCCTTATATAAGATTTCCCCGCTTTCAACATTAGCGTTTTTAGCAAGTATTCTCATTATAGCTCTAGCAGTAACACTCTTACCACTTCCACTTTCACCAACGATTGCAAGAGTTTCTCCATTGTCAACATCAAAGTTAACTCCTCTTACAGCGTGAACTTTTCCTGAATAGGTATTAAATGTTACATATAGATTTTTTACTTCAAGTAATTTTGTTTTATCTGTCATTTCATCCTCCTATTCAATACCACGTAATGTTGGGTCAAATGCGTCTCTTAATCCGTTACCCATCAAGTTAAATGCAATCATCATAACTGAAATAACAAGTGAAGGGAAAACAGTTAAGTGTGGGTGTTCAAGTAGAACCTTTTGACCATCTGCTAACAATACACCAATTGAAGATTCTGGAGCTTGGATACCTAGACCAATATAAGCTAGGAATGATTCACTGAAGATAGCTCCTGGAATTTCTAGTGCAGCCATTGTAATAATAATACCAATAGCGTTTGGTAGAATGTGTCTAAAAATAAGGGTTCTATCGCTTGCACCAAGAGTTCTGGATGCAAGTACGTATTCCATTTCCTTGTACTTTAAGAATTGTGCACGAATCATACGGCTCATGCCAATCCAACCTGTCATACACATAGCAAGAGCTAGTGGAACAATACCAGGTCCATAGTAGAATACAAAGAGAATAACAATAACTAGATAAGGTACACCACCGAGTATTTCAATAATACGTTGCATTAAAAGGTCTACCCATCCGCCATAGTAACCGGAGACAGCACCGTATACAATACCTACAAAAATATTTACAGCCATGGCGATAAGAGAGATTAAGAATGAAACTCTAAGACCTCTCCATAGCCTTGTCCATAGGTCACGTCCTAGATAGTCAGAGCCGAACCAGTGATAAACTGAAGTTGGCTTTGGTTCTAGATCTGGATTTTCAACTTCTACTTGTTTGTATTGGTTATACTTAATTGTAGCCATTGGAACACCCATTATTTCACGAGTGCTAATGGTTTTTAGATATGAATC contains:
- a CDS encoding ABC transporter permease; this encodes MADIKNVNLDPSLDIPKEKFEYVHFDEKIHDEAIKGEAIGFFKDAMIRFRKNKAALVSFVIIAILAIMAIIGPSIGKFTYDEQNVKMTNMTPRISWAKSDFFSGVKKKEVRETSIEEKYNDSYLKTISTREIMGVPMATIKYNQYKQVEVENPDLEPKPTSVYHWFGSDYLGRDLWTRLWRGLRVSFLISLIAMAVNIFVGIVYGAVSGYYGGWVDLLMQRIIEILGGVPYLVIVILFVFYYGPGIVPLALAMCMTGWIGMSRMIRAQFLKYKEMEYVLASRTLGASDRTLIFRHILPNAIGIIITMAALEIPGAIFSESFLAYIGLGIQAPESSIGVLLADGQKVLLEHPHLTVFPSLVISVMMIAFNLMGNGLRDAFDPTLRGIE
- a CDS encoding nuclease domain-containing protein, whose translation is MQLKCYNTNTENSINLNNGFGRDRYTNGVVFENGYYSINFVIYSAKEIVSGEFYIDEEEIGSLELIEKSNDRYDFKVVYKGSNEKDRSYPFLMMIDSVRLRVRLIYDDDTDDFYSSDKVLVTTKTNDDQKNVDDMIYYISGEHGLSRQIDTSYEEDTITLGLYNNLVSNIIKTYNKHKAMYERDFSANEQIISARRRILTSDFLGSNLTRGPKVEKERLEIMEFLNELTVASKKLYKKILTITKDMEKKYTSIKKSLPEGYSAPIVITYKLRIDRVYMELRRLVKNIEIMQNILLRNRFKSKGKFKLTSNMSDYINPVFWAYMNRWVHARKVNLRYHEFYFNIDSLDKLYEYYCLARLLNCLKDMGYVKVETKDKQFYYPTINNVFQNENILFNTFYREREGVKLSLYFQPLIYRNQSLNEIGLLRTSGGDDNFTNFNKTGNYYSPDFILKFQGKTTKYLILDAKYQSRNTILRGHMDQVISKYYNQIRKTDGKRDQMVYVLQGRFDENKNDIWFYENLDDGLIEDFYSDFGIFKYSPDNSRNMAFFRLIERLAEEVK
- a CDS encoding ABC transporter ATP-binding protein — protein: MTDKTKLLEVKNLYVTFNTYSGKVHAVRGVNFDVDNGETLAIVGESGSGKSVTARAIMRILAKNANVESGEILYKGKDLLKITEKEMSEIRGDEIAMIFQDPLSSLDPVMRIGKQITEAARIKHGTSKEEAKQKAVKLLDAVGISNPEVRYTQFPFQFSGGMRQRIVIATALACDPELLICDEPTTALDVTVQAKILELIQDIQKERNIGVIFITHDLGVVANLADKVAVMYAGKVVEYGTVYDIFEKPRHPYTMALLSAMPDLETDSNHELYTIPGAPPNMLYPPVGDAFAPRNQFAMKIDLEQQPPMFTVNDDHWASTWLLHPEAPQIDFETFRNKVRSDAYESVSKHVATSEEEPILSVRNLKQYFKSGRGKNKMIVKAIDDVSFDIYKGESFGLVGESGCGKTTTGRTIIRLYEPTEGEIIYKGKDISGKLNKKEKREVNQSMSMIFQDPIASINPRMTVKEIIGEGLRINNLTSSEHEMNELVYQMLETVGLTSEHANRYPHEFSGGQRQRIGVARALITNPDFVIADEPVSALDVSIQAQVLNLLNSIKRKLGLTILFIAHDLSVVKYFSDRIGVMYYGKLVELAESEELYRNPLHPYTQALLSAIPIPDPRIEKGRHHLVYDPSMHNYEVDKPSWTEIKPGHFVLANEAEIAEMRKNLK